The genomic stretch TAATGGCTTCTATACCCTACCAAGTTTATCTATATAAAAAGCTATTACTAAAATTCCACTCTTAATTGAATGATACCCCTTTCCTAATTACAGCCCCGTAATAATAATTAAACATAAATGGGATAGATTGTATATTTGTAATTGGAAAAAATATCAAATTGAGACTTTGGTAACGTGACTTTTAACACATATTATTTTTTTGAGATTTAATCTACTATTCGAAACGGTGTTTATTAACCTAGTTACTATGTTTGATTCAAAGTGCTAAATTAACACTATTAGATCAGTTAAATTTGTTTTAACTTTTATTTCACACACATGTTAAAGAAGCTGTATGAAACTACTTGATCAATTTAAGCTAACTATAGGGTAAGGATATGAAGATAAAGAAAGATGAACTTTCTAGGTAACAATAAGTATGTTTACTCAAAGAATTGATAATAAGAATCCAAAGTACAAAGAGCCAAAGAGTAAATGGACTATTCCACGTGATAGGGGAAAAGGTAATTCCTATTGTGATAGTTTTTCGAAATTGAGAAATGCGAAAGGAAGCCGTAAAGCTACTCTTACTAAAGAAGGTAAAGTATTACGTAAATAAAGGTGGATATAAATAGTGCAAGAACTAGAATCTTATTTAGAAAAAAATTTTAAAGGATTTGATATAACAGATTCTTTTATCGATTATCTTCAAACGTTGCATATAGAATTAGAAGATGGACACTATCAATTGGATGAATATGAAGAAACTAATCCCTTGTACTTCAATGCAGTTTATACTTCTGCCAAACAAATTCTACATGATCTGATAGGTGATCAAGATGAGTTATTCTTTGTCTTTCAAACTATTAAAGAGCGTGACCATAGATTTAAGAGAGTTTCCTTAATAGATAAATTTACAAACGATAGGGTACTTTCCAGCAAACTTAAATTCAGTAAAATTAATCGTGATAACAATGAAATACATCAGATATATATAAGTTGTAAAAAGAGTGATTTAAAAATAGAATATTTAATCCGAGCGATTTGTAATCAAGATTTTCCTAATCTAGAGCCCAGGTTAAAAAGGTATTATGGTAGGGCTCCGGAGATTTTCATTATTAATAAAACAACTGATTGTATTCTTCATTTTTATGATGACAGAGGCTGTTTTATATTAACTAGAAGCGATGAAAAGTTTGAGCAATATAAAGATAAATACAAGAAGATGATTCTTGAAGAGTAAAGTAAGTACTTACGGTTTTATTTTTGTGAGCTGCAAGCAAAAAGACGATGGAGCTAAAGCTGAGGATGTACCACGGGGCAAGAACTAGTAGGTTACTAGATTAATAATAGAATATGATCGGTAGAACTACCACGGTAACTACGGATTGAGAAGACGTTAATTGAAAAATACCAGACTTCATAAGCAGTCTGGTATTTTTCAATCCTTTATTTACCTCTAAAAAAAGAGTTAAGCATGTATTCCGTACATTAAATTAGTGGAACAAGAAGGAACTAAATAAAAAATAACAACATAGTGCGCCTTTCCCGTCACCTGTGGTATGCTAACTTATACGAACATGTCAAGGAAGCTGGTGTGAGTTATGCAGACAAAGTATGCAATTGTAAAACAAGCAATCAAGTCTAAAATTCTCGATGGTACGTATGAGCCGCACGCGAAAATTCCATCCGAGAGTGTCATGATGAAGCAGTTCGATGTTAGCCGTCATACAGTGCGGCTGGCAATTGGTGAGCTGGTGAATGAAGGCTGGCTTTACCGTGAACAAGGTGCAGGTACTTTTTGTGCGGATCGTTCCAAGCATCAGCTGCAGCAAAACGGTATGCAGAATAAAAATATCGCTATTGTAACTACTTACATTTCTGATTATATCTTTCCCTCAATTATTCGTGGAGCAGAAGCCTTTTTAAGTGAACATGGTTATAATGTGAGCTTATTTAATACAGACAACAACCATGAAAAGGAACGGGAATACTTGGAGCGGATTATTACGACAGGATTTGACGGAGCAATTATTGAGCCGACGAAAAGTGCTTCTGCCAATCCAAACATCAATTATTATTTGAATTTAGAGCGACTTCAAATTCCCTACATCATGATTAATGCTTACTATGATGCCCTGGAGCCTTTTCGGGTGCTTGTGGACGACGAACGTGGTGCGTTCTTGCAAACCGAACATCTAATTCAGCAAGGACATCGTGATATTGTTGGTTTCTTCAAGACCGATGATATGCAAGGAACACTTCGGATGAAAGGATATTTAAAGGCGCATCGCGAAAATAAAGTACCAATTAATCCTAAACATATTGTCACGTACAAAACAGAAGAGAAGCAACACAAGCCAATACACGAGCTGGAAGTGCTGCTTGATCAAGCAGATGCAAAGCCGACAGGACTAGTTTGCTACAATGATGAGCTCGCAATCAAGTTGCTCGATGTACTGCGCGCCCGAGATATGAAGGTCCCGCAAGATATGTCGATTATTGGATTCGATAATTCTAACTTAGCTGAGTTATCAGAAGTGAAACTTACTTCTGTTGAGCATCCAAAAGCTGAACTTGGCCGAGCAGCGGGCAAGCTGATTATAGATTTGATTGAAAGCAAGCATGGCAAGGGCTCAGGAAAGACGATTGATAGTGTTGTATTTCCGACAGAGCTGGTAACGAGGCATTCAACACAAACGATAGGTGTAAATAGATTAGAAAAGATATAGTAACAAAGAGAGCTGACGTTAGATCAGCTTTTTTTAATATCACGGAAAATAAACTGTGCTATAAATAAAGCTCTAAAGTTGTTCGTATAAGTTATAGTGGAAAAGAAAGAAAACTTATTGACTGATTGATATCCTGGTGCTAGGATATATGTAACACGCATCGTAAAAGCTGACAAACAAAATGTATGCGCTATCATCCAGACTGTCTCACGTTAGCTGATTACGGTAAGGGAGGTATGACCTCTTTAGTAAACGCTTTCAAAGAAGTGCTTGCCATGAATAAAAATGAGGGGGAGCTTTGATGAAGAAAGTTCTAAAAACGCTGATGATTGGTCTCATGGTTGTCGTATTAGTTGCTTGCAGCAAAGGCAGCGGCGGTGGAGGCAGTGAAGCAGATGAAACAGAAGTTGTTGGTGCAGATTTAGAGGGTGCTACAGAATTGACTTATTGGACATTTGTTGGGCAGCATATGGATTTGTTTAAAGAATCGGCAGAACGCTGGAATAAAGAATTTCCGGACCGACCGATCAAGCTTACAGCAGAAACATATCCATTTGATCAAATGCACAACAACTTGCTTCTAAGCTTGCAGTCTGGTAAAGGTGCACCAGATATTGCAGATATTGAATTGAGTAAGTTTCCAAACTTTATGCAAGGTAAACCACAGTTGGAATCGATGAATGAATATGTGGAGCCTGTATTGGAAGATTCCGTCTCAGCTCGTTTTGAATTGTATGCAAAAGACGGAGACTATTATGGAATACCAACACATGTAGGTGCTACGGTCATGTATTATAATACAGAAATCATGGACCAAGCCGGCGTTGATATTGATTCTATCCAGACATGGGATGATTTTGTAGATGCTGGCAAACAAGTAACAGAAAAGACAGATGCAGTCATGTGGAATGTTGGAACTGCCGACTTCCTAATGGATCTTTGGCCGATGGTCTCTCAGCAGGATTCCGATTTCTTTGATGCAGAAGGAAATTTAACACTCGATAACGAAACAAACATAGATACATTGCAATTCCTTTATGACACCGTTTATACAGATAAAATTGCAGAGCTTACTCCTGGCGGAAACAACCAGTCAGAAGATTTTTATAAGTATTACACAGAAGGTAAATCTGCTGCCATTTTAGCTCCGCTTTGGTATATGGGACGTTTCCTTGATAATATGCCGGAGATGGAAGGGAAGATTGCGATTAAACCACTTCCTGCGTGGGAAGAAGGTGGCAAGCGTTCAGCTGGTATGGGCGGAACAGGCACAGCGGTAACAAACCAGTCCGAAAGTACAGATCTGGCTAAAGAATTCCTTGCGTATACGAAGATTTCAGAAGAGGGAAGTATTAACTTGTGGAAGGTTCTTGGATTTGACCCGCCTCGCTGGGATGTATGGGAAAGCGATGCAGTCAAAGAAGATAACAAATACTATCAGTTCTTTGGTGATGGCATCTTCGACATGTTATTGGAAGTAAAAGATGAGATCAACACGCTTAATATTACGGAAAATACACCAGACGTCTCCACTGAATATAACACGATCATTGCCGATTCTGTGTTAAGACAGAAGAATAAAACACCAGAAGAAGCAATGCAAGAAGCTGCTGATAAGATTGAGAGCACCATGAAGAAATAATTACGATTTTAACCATCTCCGAGCGGCGGTTCAGCAAGCTGCTCGGTTTTTTGTATAGTGAATGTTGCAAAAATGCTTGTTTTTGAAATGATATCTGACTATACTAAATATATAAACTTATACGTACATATATTTAACTAATGAGATTTATCTAAAATATGTTCGTACAAGGTGCGATGCGAATCGCCTTCTTTTTTCACTATATTTGTAAGCGTTATCAATATAAGGGGAGTGGGATGAATGGCAAATAAGCTGCAAGCGACAATGGTGCTGGATAAGAGTTATCAAATCAGCGAGGTCGATCAACGTATTTACGGTTCGTTTATTGAACATCTTGGAAGAGCAGTATATGGCGGAATTTATGAACCAGGCCACCCGGAAGCGGATGAACAAGGTTTTCGAAGAGATGTAATAGATCTGGTCAAGGAACTGCAAGTACCAATTGTTCGTTACCCTGGCGGTAATATGGTGTCTGCTTATAACTGGGAAGATGGCGTCGGACCAAAAGAAGAGCGGCCGAGACGGCTTGAGCTGGCGTGGCGCACAATTGAAACAAATGAAATGGGAACGAATGAATTTGTTGATTGGGCGAAAAAGGCAGGAGCAGACGTAATGATGGCAGTAAATCTTGGTACGAGAGGTATTGATGCTGCACGTAACTTGATTGAGTATACCAATCATCCAAGCGGCACCTACTGGAGCGATTTACGAAGAGCGCATGGCTATGAACAGCCGCATCAAATTAAGACTTGGTGCTTAGGTAATGAAATGGACGGTCCATGGCAGGTAGGGCAGAAAACAGCTGCCGAATATGGAAAGATTGCAAAAGAAACAGGCAAAGCAATGAAACTTGTTGATCCAACAATTGAGCTTGTGGCATGCGGCAGCTCCAATACCGATATGCCGACATTCCCGGAATATGAAGCCACAACACTTGATATCGCTTACGAAGAAGTTGATTTTATTTCACTTCATCAATATTATGGCAACACTTCCAACGATCCTGCTAATTACTTGGCAAAGAACATGGACATGGATCATTTCATTAAAACCGTAACCGCGACTTGTGACTATATCAAAGCAAAACATCGCAGCAAGAAGACGATCAACTTAAGCTTTGACGAATGGAATGTTTGGTATCACTCCAGAGAGCATGATGAAAAGCTGGAGCCATGGACAGTAGCGCCGCCGCAGCTAGAGGATGTATACAATTTCGAGGACGCCTTGCTGGTAGGAAGTATGTTGATTACGATGCTTCGCCATGCAGACCGCGTGAAGATGGCGTGTATGGCGCAACTGGTAAATGTTATTGCGCCGATTATGACCGAAAATAACGGCCAATCTTGGAAACAGACAATCTATTATCCGTACTTGCACGCATCTGTATATGGCCGAGGGGTAAGCTTACAGCCAATCCTTTCCTCTCCAAAATACGACAGCAAAGATTTCACAGATGTACCGTTTATCGATTGTGCAGCTGTGTACGATGAGCAAGGAGAGGGGTTAACCATTTTCCTTGTTAATAAACATTTAGAAGACACAATTCCGCTTGAGGTGGATGTACGTAGCTTCGAAGGCTATACAATCAAAGAACATATTGTACTAGAGCATCATGACTTGAAAGCTGCTAACACAAAAGATACAGCACGTGTGACCCCGCACACAAACGGTGATTCCAGCTTGGCAGATGGGAAATTACATGCGCAGCTGCATCATACTTCTTGGAATGTCATTCGGCTGCATAAAACAAAAGCTAATTAATGGTGAGGGGGGATTGTTGTGAACACAGTTACTAATCCGGTGACACCGGTACCAGCTCGGAAAAAACAAAACAAGCTCATTCGGTTTCTAAATTCTAAAAAAGTAGTGCCTTTTGTTTTCATTTCTCCATTTGTTTTATCGCTGCTACTGTTTACCGTTTATCCAGCGATTCAAGGTGTGATGATGAGTTTTCAAAGCGTGCTGCCAGGACAAGTGGAATTCATTGGGATGAGCAACTATGAACGAGTATTTAATCCGACATTCTACCGAGCTGTATCAAATACGACGCTTTACGTGATTCTCACGGTATTAATATTGACCATCATTCCGATGGTTCTCGCCGTTATACTGAACTCGAAACATGTGCGTTTCCGAAATATTTTCCGAGCATCGCTGTTTATTCCTGCCCTCACATCAACAATCGTCGGCGGGATGATCTTCCGCTTCATGTTCAGTGAACAAGAGAGTGCAGTGGCAAACCAGTTTATCGGATTTTTCGGTTTTGATTCCGTAAAATGGATGTTTTCACCATGGGCGGCAATCCTGCTCATGGTACTTCTAGCCAGCTGGCGTTGGATAGGTGTAAATATACTGTACTTCCTGGCCGCTTTGCAAAATGTGCCGGATGAAATGTATGAAGCAGCACAAATTGATGGTGCTACAAGAATGCAGCGTTTTCGCTTTATTACGATGCCAATGCTGAAGCCAATCATTGTATTCGTTAGCACGATTACGATTATTAATGGTTTCCGAATGTTTGAAGAAAGCTATGTATTCTGGGCTGTCGGTTCACCAGGTAACATTGGTCTTTCGATTGCTGCTTATATTTATCAGCAAGGTATCCAGCAAAATGACATGGGCTTTGGTGCTGCATTAGGTGTTGTGCTCATGCTTATCATCTTCGTCATCAGTATTATCTACTTGATTGCGACAGGAACATTTAAGAAGGAGGGCAGATGATGAAAAAGAATAACAGCAAACTATTCAGCATCATTGCCACTATTGTCATAGCCATTGTCAGCTTGATTGCGCTTTTCCCGATTATCAGTATGGTGCTGTCTTCGTTTATCCCGTCTTCTTCCTTAATGCGGAATGGGATTTCATTCAGTTTTCCTTGGAGTGAATTAACACTCAGTAACTACACGTACATCTTTACCCAGTCAGCAGAATATTGGACTTGGTATGGCAACAGTTTATGGATTTCAGCGCTCATGATCGTACTGTCCCTATTCTTTTCTTCTATGGTCGGCTATGCGCTGGCGATGTACGACTTTAAAGGCAGCAACATTTTCTTCGTTGCTGTAGTATTTATCCTTATGGTGCCATTTGAGATTCTTATGTTGCCGCTCTTCCAGCTAATGATTGATATGATGCTCGTTGATACGTATCTGGGTGTTATCCTGCCGGGTGTGGTGGCACCTGTAGCTGTGTTCTTCTTCCGGCAATATGCACTTGGCTTGCCGAAAGAATTAATGGACGCAGCTCGGATTGATGGATCTACCGAATACGGCATCTTCTTTAAAATCATGCTGCCGTTAATGGGACCGTCACTGGCGGCAATGGCTATATTGCAAGGGCTGGGCAGCTGGAATAACTTCTTATGGCCGCTTTTGGTACTCCGTTCTAATGATATGTTCACTTTGCCGCTTGGACTCGCAACACTGCTGACACCATACGGCAATAACTATGACATCCTGATTGCTGGATCAGTTATGACGATTATTCCAATCGTTATCCTGTTCTTATTCTTCCAGCGTTACTTTATTTCTGGTTTGACTGTCGGCGGTGTGAAGGGCTGATGGGTGGGCTGCTAGTTTGTCTATTAAACTAGCAGCCTGAGGATTTTAGGAAAGGAGCTAGGAAGATGCTGAAAAAAGCGATGAAAAACTTGGATAAAACGCTCTTATGGATTACGCGTTTTGCCTACTTGAATAGCTTGTTTTTGTTTTATAGTATTTTAGGTTTGTTTATTGCTGGTGTGGCACCGGCAACAGCAGCTGCTTTACAGGTTTCTCGAAAACTATTGAACGGGGAGGAAGTAAAGCTTCATCCAGCATTCCGTCAAGCTTACAAAGAAGAGTTCTGGGCAGCGAACAAGCTCGGATGGCTGCTGGCCGCAGCAGGGTGCATTCTATATATCAACTTTCTGCTTATTAGGCAGGCGGATGGACAATTGTTCTTCCTCGTTCCTTTCCTTTTCTACGTCCTCATTTTGTTTTATGTAACAGTTGTCATCTGGAGCTTTCCGCTGTTGGCGCAATATAAGGCAGGAACTTTCCAGATAGTGAAGAATGCATTCATTATTGGCCTGACGAGATTTCATATGACACTCTCGATCGGAGTGCTTTTATTTGCGGTTCTGTATCACTCCATCGGCTTGCCGGTGCTGCTGCTGTTCTTTTGTTTCAGCTTCAGTGCCTTTGGATGGATGTGGCTGAGTCTGAAAGTATTCAGCACGATGAAACAGCAAAAACAATTAGCGAGCTAATTCATTTTGAATAAAGATTGGAGCGATTCGCATGTCAACGAAACTACTAATCCAGGCTGACGTTACCGAAGGGAAAATCAACAAAAACATTTACGGCCACTTTGCTGAGCATCTTGGAAGAGGAATCTATGAAGGGATTTGGGTCGGAGAAGATTCATCCATACCGAATACAAAAGGAATTCGGAATGACGTGCTTGAAGCATTGAAGCAGCTGCACATTCCTGTGCTTCGCTGGCCAGGCGGCTGTTTTGCCGATGAATATCACTGGAAAGATGGCATTGGTCCACGCGAGGAACGGAAGCGCATGGTTAACACGCACTGGGGCGGTGTTGTCGAGAATAACCACTTTGGTACACATGAATTTTTCACACTTTGCGAACTTTTGGATGCCGAGCCTTATATTTGCGGGAATGTTGGCAGTGGAACGGTGCAGGAAATGTCAGAGTGGGTGGAGTATATGACGTTCGACGGTGAATCGCCGATGACTGCTTGGCGTCAGGAAAACGGACGCGAAGAACCTTGGGAGCTGAAGTACTTTGGAGTTGGTAACGAAAACTGGGGCTGCGGCGGAAATATGCGTCCGGAATATTATGCAGATCTTTATCGTCGCTACCAGACATATGTACGCAATTATGGTGATAACAAGCTGTACAAAATCGCCGGTGGCGCCAATATTGATGATTACCAATGGACGGACGTACTCATGCGAGAGGCAGCCTCTATGATGGATGGCTTGAGTCTGCATTACTACA from Terribacillus sp. DMT04 encodes the following:
- a CDS encoding YesL family protein, yielding MLKKAMKNLDKTLLWITRFAYLNSLFLFYSILGLFIAGVAPATAAALQVSRKLLNGEEVKLHPAFRQAYKEEFWAANKLGWLLAAAGCILYINFLLIRQADGQLFFLVPFLFYVLILFYVTVVIWSFPLLAQYKAGTFQIVKNAFIIGLTRFHMTLSIGVLLFAVLYHSIGLPVLLLFFCFSFSAFGWMWLSLKVFSTMKQQKQLAS
- a CDS encoding GntR family transcriptional regulator, with protein sequence MQTKYAIVKQAIKSKILDGTYEPHAKIPSESVMMKQFDVSRHTVRLAIGELVNEGWLYREQGAGTFCADRSKHQLQQNGMQNKNIAIVTTYISDYIFPSIIRGAEAFLSEHGYNVSLFNTDNNHEKEREYLERIITTGFDGAIIEPTKSASANPNINYYLNLERLQIPYIMINAYYDALEPFRVLVDDERGAFLQTEHLIQQGHRDIVGFFKTDDMQGTLRMKGYLKAHRENKVPINPKHIVTYKTEEKQHKPIHELEVLLDQADAKPTGLVCYNDELAIKLLDVLRARDMKVPQDMSIIGFDNSNLAELSEVKLTSVEHPKAELGRAAGKLIIDLIESKHGKGSGKTIDSVVFPTELVTRHSTQTIGVNRLEKI
- a CDS encoding DUF3885 domain-containing protein is translated as MQELESYLEKNFKGFDITDSFIDYLQTLHIELEDGHYQLDEYEETNPLYFNAVYTSAKQILHDLIGDQDELFFVFQTIKERDHRFKRVSLIDKFTNDRVLSSKLKFSKINRDNNEIHQIYISCKKSDLKIEYLIRAICNQDFPNLEPRLKRYYGRAPEIFIINKTTDCILHFYDDRGCFILTRSDEKFEQYKDKYKKMILEE
- a CDS encoding alpha-N-arabinofuranosidase; translated protein: MANKLQATMVLDKSYQISEVDQRIYGSFIEHLGRAVYGGIYEPGHPEADEQGFRRDVIDLVKELQVPIVRYPGGNMVSAYNWEDGVGPKEERPRRLELAWRTIETNEMGTNEFVDWAKKAGADVMMAVNLGTRGIDAARNLIEYTNHPSGTYWSDLRRAHGYEQPHQIKTWCLGNEMDGPWQVGQKTAAEYGKIAKETGKAMKLVDPTIELVACGSSNTDMPTFPEYEATTLDIAYEEVDFISLHQYYGNTSNDPANYLAKNMDMDHFIKTVTATCDYIKAKHRSKKTINLSFDEWNVWYHSREHDEKLEPWTVAPPQLEDVYNFEDALLVGSMLITMLRHADRVKMACMAQLVNVIAPIMTENNGQSWKQTIYYPYLHASVYGRGVSLQPILSSPKYDSKDFTDVPFIDCAAVYDEQGEGLTIFLVNKHLEDTIPLEVDVRSFEGYTIKEHIVLEHHDLKAANTKDTARVTPHTNGDSSLADGKLHAQLHHTSWNVIRLHKTKAN
- a CDS encoding ABC transporter substrate-binding protein produces the protein MKKVLKTLMIGLMVVVLVACSKGSGGGGSEADETEVVGADLEGATELTYWTFVGQHMDLFKESAERWNKEFPDRPIKLTAETYPFDQMHNNLLLSLQSGKGAPDIADIELSKFPNFMQGKPQLESMNEYVEPVLEDSVSARFELYAKDGDYYGIPTHVGATVMYYNTEIMDQAGVDIDSIQTWDDFVDAGKQVTEKTDAVMWNVGTADFLMDLWPMVSQQDSDFFDAEGNLTLDNETNIDTLQFLYDTVYTDKIAELTPGGNNQSEDFYKYYTEGKSAAILAPLWYMGRFLDNMPEMEGKIAIKPLPAWEEGGKRSAGMGGTGTAVTNQSESTDLAKEFLAYTKISEEGSINLWKVLGFDPPRWDVWESDAVKEDNKYYQFFGDGIFDMLLEVKDEINTLNITENTPDVSTEYNTIIADSVLRQKNKTPEEAMQEAADKIESTMKK
- a CDS encoding carbohydrate ABC transporter permease — its product is MNTVTNPVTPVPARKKQNKLIRFLNSKKVVPFVFISPFVLSLLLFTVYPAIQGVMMSFQSVLPGQVEFIGMSNYERVFNPTFYRAVSNTTLYVILTVLILTIIPMVLAVILNSKHVRFRNIFRASLFIPALTSTIVGGMIFRFMFSEQESAVANQFIGFFGFDSVKWMFSPWAAILLMVLLASWRWIGVNILYFLAALQNVPDEMYEAAQIDGATRMQRFRFITMPMLKPIIVFVSTITIINGFRMFEESYVFWAVGSPGNIGLSIAAYIYQQGIQQNDMGFGAALGVVLMLIIFVISIIYLIATGTFKKEGR
- a CDS encoding carbohydrate ABC transporter permease, whose product is MKKNNSKLFSIIATIVIAIVSLIALFPIISMVLSSFIPSSSLMRNGISFSFPWSELTLSNYTYIFTQSAEYWTWYGNSLWISALMIVLSLFFSSMVGYALAMYDFKGSNIFFVAVVFILMVPFEILMLPLFQLMIDMMLVDTYLGVILPGVVAPVAVFFFRQYALGLPKELMDAARIDGSTEYGIFFKIMLPLMGPSLAAMAILQGLGSWNNFLWPLLVLRSNDMFTLPLGLATLLTPYGNNYDILIAGSVMTIIPIVILFLFFQRYFISGLTVGGVKG